In the genome of Fusarium poae strain DAOMC 252244 chromosome 1, whole genome shotgun sequence, the window CGGGCGGTTATTGTTGGCCCAAACTGTTGGTTACCTCTCTCAGAAGTTGGGAAGGGGCAGCTGAGGCGGCGTCAGTCAATTTGGTTCGCCATTACAATTTCGATAAATAAATGTCTTCAGCCTCAGCCGGTCTGTCGTTCTCATGATCATGTCTTCATAGTATAACGTCTCCAAGTTAAAAACGCCTTGGAATCATCTGTATAGTACGCATATCATCGCTTCTATTTAGCCTCCCAGCTTCCTTCTCAAACGCCGAGCCACTAGCCTGCGACGCGAACGCTCTACACCCATGGATGAGATATACCACAAGATCGCCGAGTTCAACACTCGACGTCTTAAACACTCTCGCGACATCCTATCCTTCAATTACAGCGAACTCTGGTGCAATGATGCCACTGGAATTGTTGACTACCATGAAGGGATCGTCACTGTACCCGAGACCGCGTTATGGCTGGCCACAGAAACAAGAAAAGGAACAACAGGCCCTGAATCACTAATTCTTCGATTTGTCTGGCCTAAATTTATTCTTGAAGAAAATCGTGttgagctaccagaagatgCCAAGGATCAAATACTAGAAAAGTTCGGCCTTGGCCTCGCCTACAGCTACTTCTCAAGCTGCGTTGCTGGTGTGGTTGCGTTTCCTGAAGTCGTCAAGCCTGATACCACCCAACGAGCTTACAGTTTCTGTTACGCGCCCAAACTTGCGTCTATATGGTCATGTACCTCTTTTAAATCACCAGCTTCACGCCCTCGTGTCACTTGTGGTATGATTCTAGCCGGTGACAAGGAGCAGGAAGGCTTGAAGACGCTTctcaagagcaagagcaaATGGCAGCTCAATACTGCAAGCCACGCACTATTCCCTGCGTTCCTGTTTTCGTTTATGTTTCATGGAGAAATCGAGATAACGCAGAACAATATGAAGCCGGGCATTCAGGAGATAGAGGCACGGACAGGATACTCTGATTTCAAGACAAAGCGAAAACATATCGCAGCAGGTGAGCTGGGCCCGCTCAGTGCGAAGATGAGTGGCTTTGCCGTCCGTTTGGCAAGTACAGAAAGGAAAGATAAGACGGTGCAGAAACTGCTCGAATTTACTCAGGAACAACTGCGTTTGGGGGGAAGTACAACGCCTGTGGCAGATGGACTTATGGAGCATCACGTCGGGGTTCTCCAGAGGCGGCTCGCTATGCAGGCTATGGACCGCGAATACACGTTGAAAAGAGTTCAGATCCAGATCGATGTGGTATGTCAGCCATGAGAATTGGGAAACCAGCAAGCTAACAAAGTATGATCAGCTGAACAACTTGATATCGGAAAACTACAGTCTATCCAACTCCATCATTTCAATATCTACTCTTCGTGATGCTGCTTCCATGAAGACATTGGCTTTTGTTACCatgttcttcttgccagGCAGCTTCATCTCTGCACTCTTCTCGACTGACCTGTTTGACTGGGACAACGCCGAGGGACACGGCATTGGGATTCCGGCTACACCACAATTTAGGCTATACTGGGCTATCACGATTCCATTGACACTTGTCACGTTTATTCTCTATTTTATATGGGCCGAGTTTTCGAGCTTTGACCGTAGCCAGAGGAGGGAGCGCAAGAGATGGGGGTTTCCCAGGACTGATAGCATGGAAGCCGAAGAGCAAACAAGGTCTGCGTTGCAAGTATTGAAAGACCAGCGAGAGCGCATGAGTGAGGCGTATGCCATGGCCAAGAAAAGACAATTTGTTTTTGGGCGAGGCGAGAAAAACGAGTCGGTTGATGGGCAATGAATGAATGGGCCACCTACCGAGGATGAAGGATGAATTGTAATTTTGGAGTTGGCTgattggttggttggtggcTTACTTGCAAATGAATCCGGGGACAGTATGGTGTTAACCTAAGATGGTCTAATTCATGGGTATTGTTCTAGCACTACGGCATTGTCGAAAGAATAGGGTAATTCTGGAACATGGCATACCAGAAAAAAACAGGGAATTCTGCATGTTGATCTGATGTTCGAGAATTGGCGGGGCAATATTTCTGCACAATTGAATCGAGATCGACTCCAAGTGCATGCCAATCCTTGCTTGCTACGTTGGCCTTGAACGCGCTATAGATAGGCAGTCGAATTGTCTGCTTGGACGTCCTTGTACCAACTTCTCGGGACAGCCGAATTCAGATTGAGATGGAATTTCGAATCTCGATCGTTGTCATCACACTTTCCCTCAGTTTCAGTTCCACTTCCACCCACACGTTGAGCTTGCCCAATGGCTGCCACAGCGGGGGATTACCTCCGATATTGAACAGACAGCAAAGCAAACAACCTCCATACCTGTAAGGTAGGTGGTACTCAGGTACTCAGGCTGTCTGCATCTATTAGAGGTCTAGGCCTGGCTGTTTCtctatctctctctctctctttacCTGCCTACGTACAAAAAAAGAGACAACATCTCCTCTCTTCTTCCCCTCATTCCTACATCTCTTTTCCATTTTACATTTCCATGTATCATCATCCGCGCCCGTTATTTTGAGGCGCTGAGACGTTATTGGGAGCTTCATTGGAGGCAGACCGTTACGTTGCGATCGCCGATCTACGTCAGTATTATTTAACAGTGACGAAACTAGTCGTTTAACAGCCCGGCGCAACCCAAAACTTCGACAGCCCAAGGCCTTCAGGTCATCACAAACCAGCGGAACGACAGTATACGGGACGTTCCAA includes:
- a CDS encoding hypothetical protein (TransMembrane:2 (i350-372o392-417i)); the protein is MDEIYHKIAEFNTRRLKHSRDILSFNYSELWCNDATGIVDYHEGIVTVPETALWLATETRKGTTGPESLILRFVWPKFILEENRVELPEDAKDQILEKFGLGLAYSYFSSCVAGVVAFPEVVKPDTTQRAYSFCYAPKLASIWSCTSFKSPASRPRVTCGMILAGDKEQEGLKTLLKSKSKWQLNTASHALFPAFLFSFMFHGEIEITQNNMKPGIQEIEARTGYSDFKTKRKHIAAGELGPLSAKMSGFAVRLASTERKDKTVQKLLEFTQEQLRLGGSTTPVADGLMEHHVGVLQRRLAMQAMDREYTLKRVQIQIDVLNNLISENYSLSNSIISISTLRDAASMKTLAFVTMFFLPGSFISALFSTDLFDWDNAEGHGIGIPATPQFRLYWAITIPLTLVTFILYFIWAEFSSFDRSQRRERKRWGFPRTDSMEAEEQTRSALQVLKDQRERMSEAYAMAKKRQFVFGRGEKNESVDGQ